From the Solanum stenotomum isolate F172 chromosome 4, ASM1918654v1, whole genome shotgun sequence genome, one window contains:
- the LOC125863123 gene encoding tRNA A64-2'-O-ribosylphosphate transferase isoform X2 has product MDTPIIGLSIHLDLISMSPFLLKGGCMIIDSTRKGKRFPDSMSKTIPIWTCVLNRAIRNYRTRFGLNGSAEKNESNDSTECRNTINEDSYSWDCSLHLPLWVSNTERALIEERLDGWTKDLEVSGADIASIALSLKKPLRPLWISQKTVIWLNEVPDCDSWDFTPIILVSTSSPSSNFQQRTTSEFSWRYIAGAGDDEESWARGLSSSLFWKHAYDLINSGPDTCNKTVADIVEKDRVYRAQRGENAPQISIKPSKSSVSSGHFPDQEQLDLELQCMNIDEKSYDKNSISWLGETNLAVGKTQLAKDASGVDCVLSCELETNSFCFKESGAHLNLSIVSSKFDRSSLLRNLPSAVNFAKNNLRKGKKLLVCCNSGEDISICVCLAILMSLFDDKGHFDEGRFFNETRINKLELRRRLVFICQFAVNARPSRGNVKQVFSYLCGGNVAITS; this is encoded by the exons ATGGACACACCAATAATTGGTCTTTCAATACATCTCGACTTAATCTCCATGTCGCCCTTCTTGCTG AAGGGAGGGTGTATGATTATTGATTCAACAAGGAAAGGGAAGCGGTTTCCAGATAGTATGTCAAAGACGATACCAATTTGGACGTGTGTATTGAATCGTGCCATCAGGAATTACAGAACGAGATTTGGTTTGAATGGTAGTGCAGAAAAGAAT GAGTCAAATGATTCTACAGAGTGTCGTAATACTATTAATGAGGACTCATATAGCTGGGATTGTTCCTTGCATCTCCCTTTGTGGGTCTCAAATACTGAAAGAGCGCTTATTGAGGAGCGTTTAGACGGATGGACCAAGGATCTGGAGGTCAGTGGAGCTGATATTGCCTCCATTGCTTTATCCCTAAAAAAACCACTACGCCCATTATGGATTTCACAAAAAACTGTGATCTGGTTAAATGAAGTACCTGATTGTGATTCTTGGGACTTCACTCCAATAATACTTGTTTCAACGTCCTCCCCAAGTAGCAATTTTCAGCAAAGAACAACCTCTGAATTTAGTTGGAGGTACATAGCTGGAGCTGGAGACGATGAGGAAAGTTGGGCAAGGGGCCTGTCATCATCTCTTTTCTGGAAACATGCTTATGATCTCATAAACTCTGGTCCCGATACATGTAATAAGACGGTAGCTGATATTGTTGAAAAAGATAGGGTATACCGTGCACAAAGGGGAGAAAATGCTCCTCAAATATCTATTAAGCCTTCAAAATCTTCTGTGAGTAGTGGCCATTTTCCTGATCAAGAACAGCTAGACCTGGAGCTTCAATGTATGAACATAGATGAGAAGTCGTATGATAAAAATTCCATATCTTGGCTGGGGGAAACAAATCTAGCAGTTGGCAAAACTCAGCTTG CTAAGGACGCATCTGGTGTCGATTGTGTATTGAGTTGTGAGTTGGAGACtaattctttttgtttcaaGGAATCTGGAGCCCATTTAAACCTATCTATTGTG AGCTCGAAGTTTGACAGGTCTTCTTTGTTAAGAAATCTTCCTTCAGCGGTGAATTTTGCCAAGAACAACttgagaaaaggaaagaaactcCTAGTTTGCTGCAATAGTG GGGAAGATATTAGCATCTGTGTATGCTTAGCAATCTTGATGTCATTATTCGATGACAAAG GCCACTTTGATGAAGGGAGATTTTTTAACGAGACACGAATCAATAAATTGGAGTTAAGGCGACGATTGGTGTTTATCTGCCAATTTGCTGTGAATGCTCGTCCGTCAAGAGGGAATGTTAAACAAGTCTTTAGTTATCTTTGTGGAGGAAATGTTGCGATTACTTCTTGA
- the LOC125863221 gene encoding senescence/dehydration-associated protein At4g35985, chloroplastic yields the protein MSFFKTKKSKSFPISKTPSQIQTQEIKNIKHEVLLNIPSCKVHLMDEGETLELSNGFFTIFSIFEEDVCVATIIKVGDELQWPLTKDEPVVKLDSLHYLFTLPIKNGHPLSYGVTFLEKGSGNLGVLDEFLKKNAMFTCSSKSLIRKSDIDWKEFAPRIEDYNHVLAKAIAEGTGQIVKGIFKCSNAYTNQVQKGGENILIPTIENSGSTITKKKGNNTTNKSALNESLKRVRKLSKMTEKMSKSMLNGVGIASGSVMGPMVRSQAGKQFLTMVPGEVLLASLDALNKILDAAEAAEKQTLSATSGAVTRMVTQRYGENAGEATGDALATVGHCAGTAWNVFKIRKALNPASTVSSGALKAAKNIK from the exons atgagtttctTTAAGACAAAGAAATCCAAAAGTTTCCCTATATCCAAAACACCGTCACAAATACAAACACAAgaaatcaagaacatcaaacatGAAGTTCTTTTAAACATTCCATCATGCAAAGTTCATCTAATGGATGAAGGGGAAACTCTAGAACTTTCCAATGgatttttcacaattttttcgATATTTGAAGAAGATGTTTGTGTAGCTACAATCATAAAAGTTGGTGATGAACTTCAATGGCCACTTACAAAAGATGAACCAGTAGTAAAGCTTGATTCTTTACATTATTTGTTCACTTTGCCTATTAAAAATGGGCATCCTTTAAGTTATGGTGTGACATTTTTAGAAAAGGGTAGTGGAAATCTTGGAGTTTTAGatgaatttcttaaaaaaaatgctATGTTCACTTGTTCATCAAAATCTTTAATCAGGAAAAGTGATATTGATTGGAAAGAATTTGCTCCAAGAATCGAAGATTATAATCATGTTTTGGCTAAAGCAATTGCTGAAGGAACAGGTCAAATTGTTAAAGGGATTTTCAAATGTAGCAATGCTTACACTAATCAG GTACAAAAGGGAGGAGAAAACATTTTAATTCCAACTATAGAGAATTCTGGCTCTACTATTACCAAAAAGAAAggcaataatacaacaaataagaGTGCACTCAATGAAAGCCTTAAACG TGTGAGGAAGCTGTCcaaaatgacagaaaaaatgAGCAAATCTATGCTTAATGGAGTTGGAATTGCAAGTGGATCAGTTATGGGGCCTATGGTTAGGTCCCAAGCTGGCAAACAATTCTTGACCATGGTCCCTGGAGAAGTTCTATTGGCTTCACTTGATGCTCTCA ACAAGATTTTAGATGCTGCTGAAGCTGCTGAAAAACAAACATTGTCTGCAACTTCTGGTGCTGTTACTAGGATGGTCACTCAAAG GTATGGAGAGAATGCAGGGGAGGCAACAGGAGATGCATTAGCAACAGTAGGGCATTGTGCAGGAACTGCTTGGAATGTATTCAAAATTAGGAAGGCACTTAATCCTGCTTCTACTGTCTCCTCTGGTGCACTCAAAGctgcaaaaaatataaaatag
- the LOC125863123 gene encoding uncharacterized protein C3F10.06c isoform X1 yields MENPENLNIYKASRTIKRSENTLYNALRSIYEDSIFVGEIAQLWPELPLLANLRCGLWYSLKFHSTCYFKSTDGHTNNWSFNTSRLNLHVALLAGQKGGCMIIDSTRKGKRFPDSMSKTIPIWTCVLNRAIRNYRTRFGLNGSAEKNESNDSTECRNTINEDSYSWDCSLHLPLWVSNTERALIEERLDGWTKDLEVSGADIASIALSLKKPLRPLWISQKTVIWLNEVPDCDSWDFTPIILVSTSSPSSNFQQRTTSEFSWRYIAGAGDDEESWARGLSSSLFWKHAYDLINSGPDTCNKTVADIVEKDRVYRAQRGENAPQISIKPSKSSVSSGHFPDQEQLDLELQCMNIDEKSYDKNSISWLGETNLAVGKTQLAKDASGVDCVLSCELETNSFCFKESGAHLNLSIVSSKFDRSSLLRNLPSAVNFAKNNLRKGKKLLVCCNSGEDISICVCLAILMSLFDDKGHFDEGRFFNETRINKLELRRRLVFICQFAVNARPSRGNVKQVFSYLCGGNVAITS; encoded by the exons atgGAGAATCCAGAAAACTTGAACATATACAAAGCTTCGAGAACTATAAAACGAAGTGAAAATACTCTGTACAACGCTCTACGATCCATTTACGAGGATTCTATATTCGTCGGCGAGATTGCTCAGCTATGGCCGGAGCTTCCGCTGTTAGCAAATCTCCGTTGTGGACTTTGGTACTCTCTGAAATTTCACTCTACTTGCTATTTCAAATCAACTGATGGACACACCAATAATTGGTCTTTCAATACATCTCGACTTAATCTCCATGTCGCCCTTCTTGCTG GACAGAAGGGAGGGTGTATGATTATTGATTCAACAAGGAAAGGGAAGCGGTTTCCAGATAGTATGTCAAAGACGATACCAATTTGGACGTGTGTATTGAATCGTGCCATCAGGAATTACAGAACGAGATTTGGTTTGAATGGTAGTGCAGAAAAGAAT GAGTCAAATGATTCTACAGAGTGTCGTAATACTATTAATGAGGACTCATATAGCTGGGATTGTTCCTTGCATCTCCCTTTGTGGGTCTCAAATACTGAAAGAGCGCTTATTGAGGAGCGTTTAGACGGATGGACCAAGGATCTGGAGGTCAGTGGAGCTGATATTGCCTCCATTGCTTTATCCCTAAAAAAACCACTACGCCCATTATGGATTTCACAAAAAACTGTGATCTGGTTAAATGAAGTACCTGATTGTGATTCTTGGGACTTCACTCCAATAATACTTGTTTCAACGTCCTCCCCAAGTAGCAATTTTCAGCAAAGAACAACCTCTGAATTTAGTTGGAGGTACATAGCTGGAGCTGGAGACGATGAGGAAAGTTGGGCAAGGGGCCTGTCATCATCTCTTTTCTGGAAACATGCTTATGATCTCATAAACTCTGGTCCCGATACATGTAATAAGACGGTAGCTGATATTGTTGAAAAAGATAGGGTATACCGTGCACAAAGGGGAGAAAATGCTCCTCAAATATCTATTAAGCCTTCAAAATCTTCTGTGAGTAGTGGCCATTTTCCTGATCAAGAACAGCTAGACCTGGAGCTTCAATGTATGAACATAGATGAGAAGTCGTATGATAAAAATTCCATATCTTGGCTGGGGGAAACAAATCTAGCAGTTGGCAAAACTCAGCTTG CTAAGGACGCATCTGGTGTCGATTGTGTATTGAGTTGTGAGTTGGAGACtaattctttttgtttcaaGGAATCTGGAGCCCATTTAAACCTATCTATTGTG AGCTCGAAGTTTGACAGGTCTTCTTTGTTAAGAAATCTTCCTTCAGCGGTGAATTTTGCCAAGAACAACttgagaaaaggaaagaaactcCTAGTTTGCTGCAATAGTG GGGAAGATATTAGCATCTGTGTATGCTTAGCAATCTTGATGTCATTATTCGATGACAAAG GCCACTTTGATGAAGGGAGATTTTTTAACGAGACACGAATCAATAAATTGGAGTTAAGGCGACGATTGGTGTTTATCTGCCAATTTGCTGTGAATGCTCGTCCGTCAAGAGGGAATGTTAAACAAGTCTTTAGTTATCTTTGTGGAGGAAATGTTGCGATTACTTCTTGA